In Sporosarcina psychrophila, a genomic segment contains:
- a CDS encoding bifunctional 3-deoxy-7-phosphoheptulonate synthase/chorismate mutase, giving the protein MRQNDLDELRGRVNELNGKVLDLINERTTVVQEIGKVKEKQGVNRYDPIREREMLNFLKESNNGPLPNGVLEQIFKGIFMSALEIQEDDQRNALLVSRKRKAEDTIVDINGHKIGDGTPSFIYGPCAVESYEQVLAVALSIKAKGLTMIRGGAYKPRTSPYDFQGLGLEGLKILKRVADETGLSVVTEIITPSHLEEALEYIDVVQIGARNMQNFELLKEAGMINKPVLLKRGLAATIDEFIHAAEYILSKGNSQIILCERGIRTYERATRNTLDISAVPILKQETHLPVFVDVTHSTGRKDLLLPTAKAAIAVGADGVMAEVHPDPAVALSDSAQQMDLQQFDEFYDAINQFMNTHTTIS; this is encoded by the coding sequence ATGAGACAAAATGATTTAGATGAATTGCGCGGCCGTGTAAACGAGCTGAATGGTAAAGTTTTGGATCTTATTAACGAAAGAACAACTGTGGTCCAAGAAATTGGTAAAGTAAAAGAAAAGCAGGGTGTTAATCGGTATGATCCGATTCGCGAACGTGAAATGCTTAACTTCTTAAAAGAATCTAACAACGGTCCGTTACCTAATGGAGTACTTGAACAGATTTTTAAAGGAATATTCATGTCTGCACTTGAGATACAAGAAGACGACCAACGCAATGCTTTGCTTGTTTCCCGTAAGAGAAAAGCCGAAGATACGATTGTCGACATTAATGGCCATAAAATTGGGGACGGAACACCGTCATTCATTTACGGTCCATGTGCAGTCGAATCATATGAGCAGGTTTTAGCTGTTGCATTGTCCATCAAAGCAAAAGGGTTAACGATGATAAGAGGAGGAGCTTACAAACCTCGTACATCGCCATATGATTTCCAAGGTCTCGGCCTTGAAGGTTTGAAAATACTTAAACGAGTTGCTGATGAAACAGGTCTTTCAGTTGTTACGGAAATTATTACGCCGTCACATCTCGAAGAAGCGCTTGAATATATCGATGTAGTTCAGATTGGCGCACGTAACATGCAAAACTTCGAATTGTTGAAAGAAGCTGGAATGATTAATAAACCAGTTCTTCTAAAACGTGGACTTGCAGCGACAATCGATGAATTCATTCATGCAGCTGAATATATACTCTCTAAAGGTAATAGCCAGATCATCCTTTGTGAACGTGGTATCCGTACATATGAACGGGCAACTCGCAACACATTAGATATCTCTGCCGTTCCAATCTTGAAGCAGGAGACGCATCTTCCGGTCTTCGTTGACGTAACACACTCAACAGGTAGAAAAGATTTGTTACTACCTACAGCGAAAGCTGCGATAGCAGTTGGGGCGGATGGCGTAATGGCTGAAGTGCACCCAGATCCAGCTGTTGCATTATCCGATTCTGCACAACAGATGGATCTGCAACAATTTGATGAATTTTATGACGCAATTAACCAATTCATGAACACGCACACAACAATCTCATGA
- the ccpA gene encoding catabolite control protein A has translation MAITIYDVAREANVSMATVSRVVNGNQNVKPATRKKVLDCIERLGYRPNAVARGLASKKTTTIGVIVPDISKSFYSELSRGIADVATMYEYNMILSNSDESTDREVELIEDHLGKQVDGLIFMSDSISDEVRAGMSTANVPIVLAGTLDVEKQLATVNIDYEEAAYVAVNKLIRNGHTKIVFVSGPFTRDINRISKKVGYMRALQDADIPVDEQFVIEMEDTYDGAYEGWKQIRELQGQPTAIIAGSDAIAVGLLNGIRDGGLSVPEDYELICFEHSILARVVRPQLTSIVVPLYDLGAVSMRLLTKLMNGEEVEEQQVILPFRLEERKSMK, from the coding sequence ATGGCTATAACGATTTACGACGTAGCCAGGGAGGCTAATGTTTCAATGGCAACGGTCTCCCGTGTCGTTAACGGCAATCAAAATGTAAAACCTGCAACGAGAAAGAAAGTTCTCGACTGCATTGAACGGCTTGGCTATCGACCGAACGCAGTTGCGAGAGGTCTGGCTAGTAAGAAGACGACAACAATCGGAGTCATCGTTCCTGATATCTCGAAAAGTTTCTACTCGGAGCTTTCCCGTGGAATAGCGGACGTTGCGACGATGTACGAATATAATATGATCCTGTCGAACTCCGATGAGAGCACAGACCGAGAAGTAGAATTAATAGAAGACCATCTCGGTAAACAGGTGGACGGGCTCATCTTTATGAGTGATTCGATTTCTGATGAAGTTCGTGCCGGAATGTCCACAGCGAATGTTCCGATCGTTTTGGCTGGAACGTTGGACGTGGAAAAACAATTAGCAACGGTGAATATTGATTATGAAGAAGCTGCTTATGTGGCGGTCAATAAATTAATTCGAAATGGTCATACGAAAATCGTGTTTGTTTCGGGGCCATTTACAAGAGATATCAACCGTATCAGTAAAAAAGTGGGATACATGAGAGCCCTCCAAGATGCGGATATTCCAGTCGATGAGCAGTTTGTCATTGAAATGGAAGATACGTACGATGGTGCATATGAGGGCTGGAAACAAATCCGTGAATTGCAGGGTCAACCAACTGCCATCATTGCAGGAAGTGATGCGATTGCTGTCGGTTTGTTGAATGGAATTAGGGATGGAGGACTATCTGTACCTGAAGATTACGAACTCATCTGTTTTGAACATTCAATTTTGGCAAGGGTAGTAAGACCGCAACTCACTTCTATTGTCGTTCCGCTCTATGATTTGGGTGCAGTGTCAATGCGTCTGTTGACGAAATTGATGAATGGGGAAGAGGTTGAAGAGCAACAGGTCATTTTACCTTTCCGGCTTGAAGAACGTAAATCTATGAAATGA
- a CDS encoding acetoin utilization protein AcuC translates to MKKDAVFIFSEEQLGYSFSDSHPFNQKRILLTLDLLKKSGAIQDSDIIAPRMATDEELLLAHDKKFIEIVKKAGKGELTEDVGSIYGIGTEDTPIFPNMHEASAMLVGGTLTAVDEVMQGRSKYALNLGGGLHHGFHGRASGFCVYNDSSVAIKYLQKKYGARVLYIDTDAHHGDGVQWSFYDDPTVCTLSIHETGRYLFPGTGSITERGNGSGYGTSFNFPIDAFTEDESFLSVYKTAIKEVTEFFKPDVILTQNGADAHYFDPLTHLYGTMDIYKEIPRVAREIAEQYCEGRWIAVGGGGYDIWRVVPRAWAHIWLAMKNIPTPTGPLPEDWLSTWQEQSPVTLIPTWEDPVPLYEPIPRKDEINEKNAQMLSRALHMIRNEKIDK, encoded by the coding sequence ATGAAAAAAGATGCCGTTTTCATCTTTTCAGAAGAACAACTTGGATACTCTTTTTCAGATTCACATCCATTTAACCAAAAAAGAATTCTCTTGACTCTCGACCTTTTAAAGAAATCTGGGGCCATTCAAGATAGCGATATCATCGCCCCTCGCATGGCAACAGACGAAGAATTACTTCTCGCTCATGATAAAAAATTTATTGAAATAGTAAAAAAGGCTGGTAAAGGTGAACTAACTGAGGATGTTGGTAGCATTTACGGTATCGGTACAGAGGATACGCCAATTTTCCCGAATATGCATGAAGCCAGTGCTATGCTGGTCGGCGGTACATTGACTGCGGTAGATGAAGTGATGCAAGGACGCTCTAAGTATGCATTGAACCTAGGCGGAGGTCTGCATCATGGATTTCATGGACGTGCTTCCGGCTTTTGTGTATATAATGACAGTTCAGTTGCCATAAAGTACTTACAAAAAAAGTACGGGGCACGCGTTCTTTATATCGATACAGACGCTCATCATGGAGATGGCGTTCAATGGAGCTTCTACGATGACCCTACAGTCTGTACACTGTCCATCCATGAAACTGGGCGTTATCTGTTCCCTGGAACCGGAAGTATAACCGAACGCGGCAATGGTTCTGGCTATGGGACTTCCTTTAATTTCCCGATTGACGCTTTTACAGAGGATGAGTCATTCCTTTCTGTTTATAAAACAGCCATAAAAGAAGTGACTGAATTTTTCAAACCCGATGTCATCTTGACACAAAATGGTGCAGATGCGCATTATTTCGATCCCTTAACCCACCTTTATGGAACAATGGATATTTATAAAGAAATCCCTCGGGTTGCACGCGAAATTGCAGAGCAATATTGCGAAGGCCGCTGGATAGCCGTCGGTGGTGGCGGATATGATATCTGGCGCGTTGTCCCAAGGGCTTGGGCTCATATTTGGCTGGCGATGAAAAATATCCCTACACCTACTGGTCCACTGCCAGAGGACTGGTTATCAACGTGGCAGGAGCAGTCTCCCGTTACACTTATTCCGACTTGGGAGGATCCTGTACCACTATACGAACCTATTCCACGAAAAGATGAAATCAACGAGAAAAATGCACAGATGCTTAGCCGAGCCTTACATATGATCCGCAACGAAAAAATTGACAAATAA
- a CDS encoding acetoin utilization AcuB family protein produces MLIEEIMIKDVLTLSPENTVKDALDAMRDRKIRHLPILSMDGIVVGIVTDRDLKEVVPSSISEIKDSSPYDTLLSEVMTKNPITGHPMDFVEEAAVLFYDNKIGSLPIVSNKKLVGIITETDLLYKYIELTGAHQPGSQIEVRVPNTPGILFEVSKVFHEQKLNVLSVLVYPDKENEANKILVIRINSMNPLKIIEGLKVSGFEVLWPNVPGIDV; encoded by the coding sequence ATGCTAATTGAAGAAATAATGATAAAAGATGTTCTAACCCTATCACCAGAAAATACGGTAAAAGATGCACTTGACGCCATGCGGGATAGAAAAATTCGCCACTTGCCAATCCTATCTATGGATGGCATAGTAGTCGGCATCGTGACAGACCGAGACTTGAAAGAAGTTGTTCCCTCGTCCATTTCCGAAATAAAAGACAGTAGCCCATATGATACTTTACTTTCTGAAGTGATGACGAAAAATCCGATTACCGGACATCCAATGGACTTTGTTGAAGAAGCAGCGGTACTATTTTATGATAATAAAATCGGTTCACTGCCAATAGTGTCCAATAAAAAATTAGTTGGAATCATCACTGAAACGGATTTACTTTACAAATATATTGAATTAACGGGCGCACATCAACCTGGCTCACAAATAGAAGTACGGGTTCCTAATACACCTGGAATCCTTTTCGAAGTATCCAAAGTTTTCCACGAGCAGAAATTAAACGTTTTGAGTGTGCTCGTCTATCCCGATAAAGAGAACGAAGCAAATAAAATTCTTGTCATCCGGATTAACTCAATGAATCCTCTCAAAATTATTGAGGGATTAAAGGTAAGCGGATTTGAGGTCCTTTGGCCAAATGTCCCGGGCATTGACGTATGA
- a CDS encoding GNAT family N-acetyltransferase, whose product MEHIKTYNAMEIKHKNGDIVIEGPITADYLASLDFHEDLVAFRPPAQQHKALIEIAGLPEGRILIVRDSNEIVGYVTYLYPDPLERWSQGSIENLIELGAIEVIPKFRAGGVGKSLLRVSMMDDAMEDYIILTTEYYWHWDLKGTKLNVWEYRKVMEKMMNAGGLEYYATDDPEISSHPANCLMARIGKRINQDTVQQFDSLRFMNRFMY is encoded by the coding sequence TTGGAACATATAAAAACATATAACGCAATGGAGATAAAACATAAGAATGGAGACATCGTTATCGAGGGGCCCATTACTGCCGATTACCTTGCTAGCCTTGATTTTCACGAGGATCTTGTTGCATTCAGACCTCCCGCACAACAACACAAGGCACTCATTGAAATTGCAGGACTCCCAGAAGGTCGTATTTTAATCGTTCGCGATTCAAATGAAATTGTGGGCTACGTAACTTATTTGTATCCCGACCCTCTGGAGCGATGGTCGCAAGGAAGTATAGAAAATTTAATCGAACTTGGAGCAATTGAAGTTATTCCAAAGTTCAGGGCCGGCGGGGTTGGCAAGTCACTTTTACGCGTTTCCATGATGGACGATGCAATGGAAGATTATATTATCCTGACGACTGAATATTACTGGCACTGGGACTTGAAGGGTACGAAACTCAACGTTTGGGAGTATAGAAAAGTAATGGAGAAGATGATGAATGCCGGAGGTCTGGAATATTACGCAACCGATGATCCTGAAATAAGTTCTCACCCAGCCAATTGCCTAATGGCACGAATCGGCAAAAGAATTAATCAAGATACCGTCCAGCAATTTGACAGTCTCCGGTTCATGAACCGGTTCATGTATTGA
- the acsA gene encoding acetate--CoA ligase, protein MVMKTLPAVHGDYQLADYDRTAAEFKWTDVEKDFSWFESGLMNIAHEAVDRHADSYRKNKVALYYKDANRKESYTYNEMKKMSNKAANVLRNQSPLEKGDRIFIFMPRSPELYFSFLGALKLGAIVGPLFEAFMEGAVYDRLSDSEATAIITTPELLERVPVDKLPHLKTIFIVGENVVEEGLIVDFNKHMADASQYFQVEWMDKEDPTLLHYTSGSTGKPKGIVHVQEAMVQQLQTTRWVLDLKDEDIFWCTADPGWVTGTAYGIFGPMLAGATSLILGGRFSADAWYGAIEEYGVTVWYSAPTAFRMLMGVGEGPLSKFDLSSLRHILSVGEPLNPEVIRWGSEAFKLRIHDTWWMTETGAQTICNFGCLPIKPGSMGKPVPGIEAAIVDDQGNVLPPNHMGNLAIKKGWPAMMRQVWNNPEKYASTFINDEWYVSGDSAYIDEDGYFFFQGRVDDVIMTSGERVGPFEVESKLLEHPAIVEAGVIGKPDPVRGEIIKAFVSLHEGIEPTDELKEEIRQFVKKGLAAHAAPREIEFKDKLPKTRSGKIMRRVLKAWELNLPTGDLSTMED, encoded by the coding sequence ATGGTAATGAAAACATTGCCCGCAGTTCATGGGGATTATCAGTTAGCAGATTATGATCGTACAGCCGCAGAATTTAAATGGACGGATGTAGAAAAAGACTTCAGCTGGTTTGAAAGCGGACTCATGAATATTGCTCATGAAGCGGTAGATCGCCATGCGGATTCTTATCGAAAAAACAAGGTTGCACTTTATTATAAGGACGCTAATCGAAAAGAAAGCTATACGTATAATGAAATGAAAAAGATGTCAAATAAAGCTGCAAACGTATTGCGCAATCAGTCGCCGCTCGAAAAAGGGGACCGGATTTTCATCTTTATGCCTCGCTCACCGGAATTGTATTTCTCATTTTTGGGCGCGTTGAAGCTGGGTGCTATTGTTGGACCGCTTTTCGAAGCATTCATGGAAGGTGCTGTCTATGACAGATTGTCTGATAGTGAGGCAACTGCAATCATCACGACACCTGAACTTCTTGAACGAGTGCCTGTTGACAAATTACCACACCTGAAGACAATCTTTATTGTAGGAGAAAATGTGGTGGAAGAAGGTCTTATTGTCGACTTTAACAAGCATATGGCAGATGCTTCCCAGTACTTCCAAGTTGAATGGATGGATAAAGAAGACCCAACACTTCTACATTACACTTCAGGTTCAACAGGAAAGCCGAAAGGCATCGTACATGTACAGGAAGCGATGGTACAGCAACTGCAGACAACACGGTGGGTACTCGATCTAAAAGATGAGGACATCTTCTGGTGTACAGCGGATCCAGGTTGGGTGACAGGCACAGCTTATGGTATTTTCGGACCAATGCTTGCCGGGGCAACTAGCTTGATTCTTGGCGGCAGATTTTCGGCAGATGCTTGGTATGGAGCGATAGAGGAATATGGTGTCACGGTTTGGTATAGTGCGCCAACCGCATTCCGGATGCTTATGGGAGTTGGGGAAGGGCCACTAAGCAAGTTTGATCTTTCTTCACTGCGCCATATTCTTTCCGTGGGTGAACCACTTAATCCCGAAGTAATCCGTTGGGGATCTGAAGCGTTTAAATTGCGAATTCATGACACATGGTGGATGACAGAAACAGGTGCACAAACAATCTGTAATTTCGGATGTCTGCCAATTAAACCTGGATCAATGGGCAAGCCGGTTCCCGGTATTGAAGCAGCCATCGTTGATGATCAAGGAAACGTATTACCTCCAAATCATATGGGTAACTTAGCTATTAAAAAAGGATGGCCTGCAATGATGCGGCAAGTTTGGAATAATCCTGAAAAATATGCATCTACCTTTATCAATGATGAGTGGTATGTTTCGGGTGATTCAGCATACATCGACGAGGACGGATATTTCTTTTTCCAGGGCCGAGTCGATGATGTGATTATGACGAGTGGAGAGCGCGTAGGACCATTCGAAGTGGAAAGTAAACTGCTTGAGCATCCCGCGATTGTTGAAGCTGGGGTTATAGGTAAACCTGACCCAGTTCGTGGCGAAATTATAAAAGCATTTGTATCGCTTCATGAAGGAATTGAGCCGACAGATGAATTAAAAGAAGAAATTCGACAATTTGTTAAAAAAGGGCTGGCCGCACATGCTGCTCCACGTGAAATTGAATTCAAAGATAAATTACCGAAAACACGAAGTGGAAAAATTATGCGTCGTGTGTTAAAAGCTTGGGAACTGAATTTGCCGACAGGTGATTTGTCGACAATGGAAGACTAA
- a CDS encoding transglycosylase domain-containing protein has product MSKHQKNRIDLIEEKLETMTKTKWAKGMRITSGVTWNLFLLFIVVGLTLVVFAGSVGAGYFASLVAKEPLRSKQEMRDAIFTYEETSELYLAGNIYIGKVNSDIERKETKLESVSPFVIDAVFATEDEYFAQHEGIVPKAIFRGLLQDVTNSDNQTGGSTLTQQLIKNQILTNEVSYERKAKEMLLAMRIEHFMTKDEILEAYLNIIPYGRNSNGQNIAGIETAAGGIFALKAAKLNLPQAAFIAGLPQAPFAYTPFKSGGGLKEQEFLQPGINRMKTVLFRMKETGYITEQQYNEAIVYDITKDFREPVMRANERYPYLTQEIQNRTVDILAEIIAEKDGVDAERLEQEDKLREKYSILATRSMKNDGYRIYSTVNKDLYDKMNEVGNDFESYGFTYTREVKDSHSGEVEFAEDPVQVGAIMIENSTGKILSFIGGRGHEHQALNHATQAFRQNGSAMKPLLVYAPAIEYGVIGAGSPVVDVKFSVKQANGSMWTPSNYTKSMEYGIIPAREALSKSLNLATARLYRDILDRRPAEFLDKMGISKLLPGDYVNPSTSYGGMTVGMSVEENTNAFATFANGGQFIDAYIVEKIEDMDGNIVYQHEIEPVDVFSPETSYIVTDMLRDVVKTGGTGSQVTQNMKFTTDLAAKTGTTQGYGDAWLVGYNPNVSLGVWLGYKDRTRSLYYGLEKQTLHPTTRTSMLFARIMNAANEVTPEIVGASAKFSRPDGVVEKSFCGISGLAPSAACSSAGLVKTDLFNAKVMLPTKPDDSITSSSYVSVKGTRYLALPSTPSEFVSSGGTGVNQVFIDRMLGPWGGDASKLFPANSAFASHVVSGAIFNADDVAPAPVNVSLNGTTITWGNSPSNDVIGYYVYDNNVKIGTIRDGSSNTFTVGSGSYSVKAVDITGRLSNGSNAVTIAAPEPEEEVIETPPTENVPPVTPPPVTEDGNDGGTPPPTSGDDETGE; this is encoded by the coding sequence GTGAGTAAACATCAAAAGAATCGTATTGATCTAATAGAAGAGAAACTTGAAACAATGACTAAAACTAAATGGGCTAAAGGGATGCGCATCACCTCAGGCGTCACCTGGAACCTTTTTCTTCTATTCATTGTAGTAGGTTTGACACTGGTAGTGTTTGCCGGTTCAGTCGGAGCAGGCTATTTTGCTTCATTGGTAGCCAAAGAACCGCTTCGTTCAAAGCAAGAAATGCGGGATGCAATCTTCACCTACGAAGAAACGTCCGAACTTTATCTCGCCGGCAATATCTATATCGGTAAAGTTAACTCTGATATAGAACGGAAAGAGACGAAACTCGAAAGTGTATCCCCTTTCGTTATTGATGCAGTATTCGCCACAGAGGATGAGTATTTCGCACAGCATGAGGGCATTGTCCCAAAAGCGATTTTCCGCGGACTATTACAGGATGTAACGAACTCCGATAACCAAACTGGCGGTTCGACTTTGACACAACAACTTATTAAGAACCAAATTTTAACCAACGAAGTGTCATACGAACGAAAAGCGAAAGAAATGCTACTGGCAATGAGAATTGAGCATTTCATGACAAAAGATGAAATTCTCGAAGCTTACTTGAACATTATTCCATACGGCCGTAATTCAAATGGGCAAAACATTGCAGGTATTGAAACTGCAGCTGGTGGTATTTTCGCTTTAAAAGCAGCGAAATTGAATTTACCACAAGCCGCCTTCATAGCTGGACTTCCTCAGGCCCCTTTCGCTTATACCCCTTTTAAAAGTGGTGGCGGATTGAAAGAACAAGAATTCTTACAGCCGGGAATCAATCGGATGAAGACAGTTCTTTTCAGGATGAAGGAAACTGGTTACATAACTGAACAGCAGTACAATGAAGCAATCGTCTATGATATTACAAAGGATTTCCGTGAACCCGTCATGCGCGCGAATGAAAGATATCCTTATTTGACGCAAGAAATTCAGAATCGCACGGTCGATATCCTCGCGGAAATTATTGCGGAAAAAGACGGAGTCGATGCCGAACGTCTTGAACAAGAAGATAAATTACGAGAAAAATATTCAATACTTGCGACGCGTTCAATGAAAAATGATGGCTATAGAATTTACTCTACCGTTAATAAAGATCTATATGACAAGATGAATGAAGTCGGTAATGATTTCGAAAGTTACGGATTTACCTATACACGCGAAGTAAAAGATTCTCATTCCGGCGAGGTCGAATTCGCGGAGGATCCAGTCCAAGTCGGGGCTATTATGATCGAAAATAGCACTGGTAAAATCTTATCCTTCATCGGCGGCCGTGGACATGAACACCAAGCGCTTAATCATGCTACACAAGCATTCAGACAGAATGGATCTGCCATGAAGCCACTTCTCGTTTATGCACCTGCTATTGAATATGGCGTCATCGGGGCTGGAAGTCCCGTCGTCGATGTTAAATTCAGTGTCAAACAAGCGAATGGCTCTATGTGGACACCTAGCAACTATACAAAATCGATGGAATATGGAATCATCCCTGCAAGGGAAGCACTCTCCAAGTCATTGAACTTGGCAACAGCAAGATTATATCGCGACATCCTTGATCGACGGCCTGCCGAATTCCTCGACAAGATGGGTATTTCAAAACTTCTCCCAGGAGACTATGTCAATCCCTCTACTTCATACGGGGGCATGACGGTCGGAATGAGTGTTGAGGAAAACACGAATGCATTTGCAACATTTGCGAATGGTGGGCAGTTCATAGACGCATACATCGTCGAAAAAATCGAAGATATGGATGGCAATATCGTCTATCAACATGAAATTGAACCTGTCGATGTTTTCAGCCCTGAAACGAGTTATATTGTTACTGATATGTTACGTGATGTTGTAAAAACGGGCGGCACTGGCTCGCAAGTAACGCAAAACATGAAATTCACTACAGATCTTGCTGCCAAAACGGGAACAACACAAGGTTACGGTGACGCTTGGCTTGTTGGATACAACCCAAATGTGTCTCTTGGTGTTTGGCTCGGATACAAAGACCGAACACGAAGTCTCTATTACGGACTCGAAAAGCAAACATTGCATCCTACTACAAGGACAAGTATGCTTTTCGCCCGTATTATGAATGCTGCGAACGAAGTCACACCAGAAATAGTCGGAGCCTCTGCAAAATTCAGTCGTCCTGACGGTGTCGTTGAAAAATCGTTCTGCGGTATTTCTGGGCTTGCTCCCTCTGCTGCATGTTCGTCTGCAGGGCTCGTTAAAACGGATTTATTCAACGCAAAAGTGATGTTACCAACAAAACCGGATGATAGCATTACCTCTTCTTCTTATGTATCTGTTAAAGGGACGAGGTACCTTGCACTTCCATCAACACCAAGCGAATTCGTGTCATCAGGTGGCACAGGCGTTAACCAAGTGTTCATCGACCGAATGCTCGGACCGTGGGGAGGAGATGCTTCAAAATTGTTCCCAGCGAACTCCGCTTTCGCATCTCATGTCGTGTCGGGAGCTATATTTAATGCAGATGATGTCGCTCCTGCACCAGTAAATGTTAGTTTAAATGGAACGACAATAACATGGGGCAATTCACCTTCCAACGATGTTATTGGGTACTATGTTTATGATAATAATGTTAAAATCGGAACAATAAGAGACGGTTCTTCGAATACATTTACAGTCGGTTCTGGCTCATACTCAGTCAAGGCTGTCGACATTACCGGAAGACTTTCAAATGGCTCCAATGCAGTCACCATTGCGGCGCCTGAGCCTGAAGAGGAAGTTATCGAAACACCTCCAACGGAAAACGTACCACCTGTTACACCACCTCCTGTAACTGAGGATGGGAACGACGGTGGTACCCCGCCTCCTACAAGTGGAGACGATGAAACTGGGGAATGA
- the tyrS gene encoding tyrosine--tRNA ligase, producing MKEKLMEDLKWRGLLYQQTDEAGLEDLLNKEKISLYCGVDPTADSMHIGHIVPLLTLRRFQMHGHRPILLVGGATGMIGDPSGRSEERQLQTTEQIDRNVAGIKKQMEQIFDFNSENGAQMVNNNDWVGSMSVIEFLRDFGKLLGVNYMLAKDNVASRLDSGISFTEFSYMLIQGIDFNHLFNNYGCRVQIGGSDQWGNITTGLEVIRKTHEEEVKAFGITIPLVTKADGTKFGKSAGGAVWLDAEKTSPYEFYQFWINTADADAVKYMKIFTFIEREEIEAFEITVQEEPHLRKAQLRLAEEMTRLIHGQEALDQAIRISKALFSGDLKTLTANEMKDAFKDVPSFEMAKEDKNIVDFIVDSGVSPSRRQAREDVTNGAISLNGERVTDTAYEVSAADRLDDAFTIVRRGKKNYKMVKFV from the coding sequence ATGAAAGAGAAATTGATGGAAGACTTAAAGTGGAGAGGGTTACTCTACCAACAGACGGATGAGGCGGGTCTTGAGGATTTGCTGAATAAGGAGAAAATCTCACTGTATTGCGGCGTCGATCCGACTGCGGATAGCATGCACATCGGACATATCGTGCCATTACTTACGCTACGCCGTTTCCAAATGCATGGACATCGTCCGATTCTACTTGTTGGAGGAGCTACGGGTATGATTGGGGATCCATCAGGCCGCTCGGAAGAAAGACAGCTCCAAACAACTGAACAAATCGATAGAAACGTTGCCGGGATTAAGAAGCAGATGGAACAAATTTTCGATTTCAATTCTGAAAACGGCGCTCAAATGGTGAACAACAATGACTGGGTAGGTTCGATGAGCGTCATCGAATTTTTACGCGATTTCGGTAAGTTGTTAGGCGTTAACTATATGCTTGCGAAAGACAATGTTGCATCACGTCTTGATAGTGGAATTTCTTTCACTGAGTTTTCATATATGCTTATTCAAGGAATTGACTTCAACCATTTATTCAATAATTATGGCTGCAGAGTTCAAATCGGTGGATCGGATCAGTGGGGCAATATTACGACAGGGCTTGAAGTGATTCGTAAAACGCACGAAGAAGAAGTGAAAGCATTCGGTATCACAATTCCACTGGTTACGAAAGCAGATGGTACGAAATTTGGTAAAAGTGCGGGCGGCGCAGTATGGCTTGATGCAGAAAAAACATCACCTTATGAATTCTATCAGTTCTGGATAAATACAGCTGATGCGGATGCTGTTAAATATATGAAAATATTCACATTCATTGAGCGCGAAGAAATCGAAGCGTTTGAAATTACAGTTCAAGAAGAACCACATTTACGGAAAGCGCAACTTAGATTGGCAGAAGAAATGACGCGTCTGATTCACGGTCAGGAAGCACTTGACCAGGCAATCCGTATTTCCAAAGCATTATTCAGTGGTGATTTAAAAACACTAACCGCGAATGAAATGAAAGACGCATTCAAAGATGTCCCTTCGTTTGAAATGGCGAAAGAGGATAAAAACATCGTTGACTTTATCGTCGATTCTGGCGTGTCGCCATCAAGACGACAAGCTCGTGAAGATGTGACAAATGGTGCGATATCATTGAACGGTGAACGAGTGACGGATACGGCATACGAGGTGAGCGCAGCAGATCGTTTGGATGATGCGTTTACGATTGTCCGTCGCGGTAAGAAAAATTACAAAATGGTGAAATTCGTTTAA